One region of Gorilla gorilla gorilla isolate KB3781 chromosome 15, NHGRI_mGorGor1-v2.1_pri, whole genome shotgun sequence genomic DNA includes:
- the LOC101153318 gene encoding olfactory receptor 4K1, translating into MAHTNESMVSEFVLLGLSNSWELQLFFFAIFSIVYVTSVLGNVLIIVIISFDSHLNSPMYFLLSNLSFIDICQSNFATPKMLVDFFVERKTISFEGCMAQIFVLHSFVGSEMMLLVAMAYDRFIAICKPLHYSTIMNRRLCIIFVSISWAVGILHSVSHLAFTVDLPFCGPNEVDSFFCDLPLVIELACMDTYEMEIMTLTNSGLISLSCFLALIISYTIILISVRRRSSSGSSKALSTLTAHITVVILFFGPCVYFYIWPFSRLSVDKFLSVFYTVCTPLLNPIIYCLRNEDVKAAMWKLRNRHVNSWKN; encoded by the coding sequence ATGGCTCACACAAATGAATCGATGGTGTCTGAGTTTGTACTTTTGGGACTCTCTAATTCCTGGGaacttcaacttttcttttttgccatCTTCTCTATAGTCTATGTGACATCAGTGCTAGGCAATGTCttaattattgtcattatttctttTGACTCCCATTTGAACTCTCCTATGTACTTCTTGCTCAGTAATCTTTCTTTCATTGATATCTGTCAGTCTAACTTTGCCACCCCCAAGATGCTTGTAGACTTTTTTGTTGAGCGCAAGACTATCTCCTTTGAGGGTTGCATGGCCCAAATATTCGTCCTTCACAGTTTTGTTGGGAGTGAGATGATGTTGCTTGTAGCTATGGCATATGACAGATTTATAGCCATATGTAAGCCTCTGCACTACAGTACAATTATGAACCGGAGGCTCTGTataatttttgtgtctatttcctGGGCGGTGGGCATTCTTCATTCTGTGAGCCACTTGGCTTTTACAGTGGACCTGCCATTCTGTGGTCCCAATGAGGTGGATAGCTTCTTTTGTGACCTTCCCTTGGTGATAGAGCTGGCTTGCATGGATACATATGAAATGGAAATTATGACCCTAACAAACAGTGGCCTGATATCATTGAGCTGTTTCCTGGCTTTAATTATTTCCTACACCATCATTTTGATCAGTGTCCGACGCAGGTCCTCCAGTGGGTCATCTAAGGCTCTTTCTACATTAACTGCCCACATCACAGTGGTCATTCTTTTCTTCGGGCCTTGCGTTTATTTCTATATATGGCCTTTTAGCAGACTTTCTGTGGACAAATTTCTTTCTGTGTTCTACACTGTTTGTACTCCCTTGTTGAACCCCATCATCTACTGTCTGAGGAATGAAGATGTTAAAGCAGCCATGTGGAAGCTGAGAAACCGTCATGTGAACTCCTGGAAAAACTAG
- the LOC101152957 gene encoding olfactory receptor 4K5 gives MDKANSSVVSEFVLLGLCSSQKLQLFYFFFFSVLYMVIVLGDLLITLTVTSDTSLHSPMYFLLGNLSFVDICQASFATPKMIADFLSEHKTISFSGCIAHIFFIHLFTGGEMVLLVSMAYDRYVAICKPLYYVVIMSRRTCTVLVMISWAVGLVHTLSQLSFTVNLPFCGPNVVDSFFCDLPRVTNLACLDSNITEILIVVNSGILSLSTFSLLVSSYIIILVTVWLKSSAAMAKAFSTLASHIAVVILFFGPCIFIYVWPFTISPLDKFLAIFYTVFTPILNPIIYTLRNRDMKAAIRKIVNHYLRPRRISEMSLVVRTSLH, from the coding sequence ATGGATAAGGCAAATTCTTCAGTGGTGTCTGAATTTGTACTGTTGGGACTCTGTAGTTCTCAAAAACTccagcttttctatttttttttcttctctgtgttgtATATGGTCATTGTGCTGGGAGATCTTCTCATTACCCTCACAGTAACTTCTGATACCAGCCTGCACTCCCCTATGTACTTTCTCTTGGGAAACCTTTCCTTTGTTGACATTTGTCAGGCTTCTTTTGCTACCCCTAAAATGATTGCAGATTTTCTGAGTGAACACAAGACCATATCTTTCAGTGGCTGCAtagcccacattttctttattcaccttTTTACTGGAGGGGAGATGGTGCTACTTGTTTCGATGGCCTATGACAGGTATGTAGCCATATGCAAACCCTTATACTATGTGGTCATCATGAGCCGAAGGACATGCACTGTCTTGGTAATGATCTCCTGGGCTGTGGGCTTGGTGCACACATTAAGCCAGTTATCATTTACTGTGAACCTGCCTTTTTGTGGACCTAATGTAGTAGACAGCTTTTTTTGTGATCTTCCTCGAGTGACCAATCTTGCCTGCCTGGACTCTAACATCACTGAAATACTAATTGTGGTCAATAGTGGAATTCTTTCCCTAAGCACTTTCTCTCTCTTGGTCAGCTCTTACATCATTATTCTTGTTACAGTTTGGCTCAAGTCTTCAGCTGCAATGGCAAAGGCATTTTCTACGCTGGCTTCCCATATTGCAGTAGTAATATTATTCTTTGGACCTTGTATCTTCATCTATGTGTGGCCCTTTACCATCTCTCCTTTGGATAAATTTCTTGCCATATTTTACACTGTTTTCACCCCCATCCTAAACCCCATTATTTATACACTAAGGAATAGGGATATGAAGGCTGCCATAAGGAAAATTGTGAACCATTACCTGAGGCCAAGGAGAATTTCTGAAATGTCACTAGTAGTGAGAACTTCCCTTCATTAA